The following proteins come from a genomic window of Stigmatopora nigra isolate UIUO_SnigA chromosome 9, RoL_Snig_1.1, whole genome shotgun sequence:
- the casp8 gene encoding caspase-8 isoform X1 produces MSGPRYKGIHRVIEMDRQKMIQITQDLASPEVAALCFLCRDVLNNRDIEGVTDAKVLLNKLEERNLMETTQFLGQLLRTINRPDLLQHLRTNREDAVETDASPMLSNYREMLYRIYDETTKENLQSMKFLLSHVIKQRKMDECKTVLDVFVELEKVGFLSQSSLQELQSTLMNVNPQLASIVEKYKQSASLQPLSQPSTNLNVKFQDVTISSSMSSSPAPPNYRSLLSSDAETNTQRTSLSDQTEYYSMTHIPRGLCVIINNEDFLGPELNKRPGTQEDEKTLESLFSRFGFTVIVHKNLTGEDIRTQLKTHASRIFSMDDALVVCVLSHGESGCVFGSDEKKVFLRELTQPFTSENAPTLAGKPKLFFIQACQGGGYQTGSLLCSPNLSQRSEDRHSNLETDAGPIHSETVPSDADFLLGMATVPECKSFRHRLTGSIYIQELCKQLQQSAESQEKEDILTVLTRVNREVSKRDFLAHKQMPQPNYTLTKRLVLKFVDSN; encoded by the exons GTATACACCGTGTTATTGAGATGGACAGGCAGAAAATGATCCAAATCACACAAGACCTGGCTTCTCCTGAAGTAGCTGCTCTCTGCTTCTTGTGCCGTGATGTTCTCAACAATAGAGATATAGAAGGA GTCACAGATGCAAAAGTTTTGCTGAATAAACTGGAAGAAAGAAATCTCATGGAGACCACTCAATTTCTTGGTCAGTTACTTCGCACAATCAATAGGCCTGATCTCCTCCAGCACTTAAGGACAAACAGAGAGGACGCAGTGGAAACAGATGCATCTCCTATGCTGTCAAATTACAG GGAAATGCTGTACCGTATATATGATGAAACCACTAAGGAAAATCTCCAAAGTATGAAGTTTCTCTTGAGCCATGTGattaaacagagaaaaatggaTGAGTGCAAA ACTGTGCTGGATGTGTTTGTTGAATTGGAAAAAGTGGGATTTCTCTCGCAATCATCTCTACAAGAGCTGCAGTCAACACTGATGAATGTGAATCCACAGCTGGCCTCAATTGTCGAAAAATACAAGCAAA GTGCATCTCTTCAGCCATTGAGTCAACCTTCTACTAATCTTAATGTGAAATTCCAG GACGTAACTATCTCCAGTAGTATGTCCTCATCTCCGGCTCCACCCAACT ATCGTAGCCTTCTATCCTCAGATGCAGAAACAAACACCCAACGAACCTCACTTTCTGATCAG ACAGAGTACTACTCAATGACTCACATCCCTCGTGGCCTGTGTGTAATCATCAACAATGAGGATTTTTTGGGACCGGAGCTGAACAAAAGGCCTGGAACGCAGGAGGATGAGA AAACTCTTGAATCGCTGTTCTCAAGATTTGGCTTCACCGTGATTGTGCATAAGAACTTGACAGGAGAAGATATTAGGACTCAACTAAAAACCCATGCTTCACGAATTTTTTCAATGGATGATGCTCTG GTTGTTTGTGTGCTCTCCCATGGAGAAAGTGGTTGTGTCTTCGGGAGTGATGAGAAAAAGGTGTTCCTTCGAGAATTGACTCAGCCCTTCACAAGTGAAAATGCTCCCACTTTGGCAGGGAAACCTAAATTGTTCTTCATCCAAGCTTGTCAGGGAGGAGGCTATCAAACCGGATCCCTGCTGTGCTCCCCAAACCTAAGTCAAAGAAGTGAGGACAGACACAGTAACCTTGAAACCGATGCGGGTCCCATCCACTCCGAAACAGTCCCTTCAGATGCTGACTTTTTGCTCGGCATGGCCACTGTGCCAGAATGCAAGTCATTCCGACACAGGCTCACAGGCTCCATCTATATTCAAGAGCTTTGCAAGCAGCTCCAACAATCGGCTGAGAG cCAAGAAAAGGAAGATATACTCACTGTTTTGACACGCGTTAACAGAGAAGTCAGCAAAAGAGACTTTCTTGCGCACAAACAAATGCCACAGCCCAATTATACCCTCACCAAGAGACTTGTTCTAAAGTTTGTCGATAGCAACTAA
- the casp8 gene encoding caspase-8 isoform X2 — METTQFLGQLLRTINRPDLLQHLRTNREDAVETDASPMLSNYREMLYRIYDETTKENLQSMKFLLSHVIKQRKMDECKTVLDVFVELEKVGFLSQSSLQELQSTLMNVNPQLASIVEKYKQSASLQPLSQPSTNLNVKFQDVTISSSMSSSPAPPNYRSLLSSDAETNTQRTSLSDQTEYYSMTHIPRGLCVIINNEDFLGPELNKRPGTQEDEKTLESLFSRFGFTVIVHKNLTGEDIRTQLKTHASRIFSMDDALVVCVLSHGESGCVFGSDEKKVFLRELTQPFTSENAPTLAGKPKLFFIQACQGGGYQTGSLLCSPNLSQRSEDRHSNLETDAGPIHSETVPSDADFLLGMATVPECKSFRHRLTGSIYIQELCKQLQQSAESQEKEDILTVLTRVNREVSKRDFLAHKQMPQPNYTLTKRLVLKFVDSN; from the exons ATGGAGACCACTCAATTTCTTGGTCAGTTACTTCGCACAATCAATAGGCCTGATCTCCTCCAGCACTTAAGGACAAACAGAGAGGACGCAGTGGAAACAGATGCATCTCCTATGCTGTCAAATTACAG GGAAATGCTGTACCGTATATATGATGAAACCACTAAGGAAAATCTCCAAAGTATGAAGTTTCTCTTGAGCCATGTGattaaacagagaaaaatggaTGAGTGCAAA ACTGTGCTGGATGTGTTTGTTGAATTGGAAAAAGTGGGATTTCTCTCGCAATCATCTCTACAAGAGCTGCAGTCAACACTGATGAATGTGAATCCACAGCTGGCCTCAATTGTCGAAAAATACAAGCAAA GTGCATCTCTTCAGCCATTGAGTCAACCTTCTACTAATCTTAATGTGAAATTCCAG GACGTAACTATCTCCAGTAGTATGTCCTCATCTCCGGCTCCACCCAACT ATCGTAGCCTTCTATCCTCAGATGCAGAAACAAACACCCAACGAACCTCACTTTCTGATCAG ACAGAGTACTACTCAATGACTCACATCCCTCGTGGCCTGTGTGTAATCATCAACAATGAGGATTTTTTGGGACCGGAGCTGAACAAAAGGCCTGGAACGCAGGAGGATGAGA AAACTCTTGAATCGCTGTTCTCAAGATTTGGCTTCACCGTGATTGTGCATAAGAACTTGACAGGAGAAGATATTAGGACTCAACTAAAAACCCATGCTTCACGAATTTTTTCAATGGATGATGCTCTG GTTGTTTGTGTGCTCTCCCATGGAGAAAGTGGTTGTGTCTTCGGGAGTGATGAGAAAAAGGTGTTCCTTCGAGAATTGACTCAGCCCTTCACAAGTGAAAATGCTCCCACTTTGGCAGGGAAACCTAAATTGTTCTTCATCCAAGCTTGTCAGGGAGGAGGCTATCAAACCGGATCCCTGCTGTGCTCCCCAAACCTAAGTCAAAGAAGTGAGGACAGACACAGTAACCTTGAAACCGATGCGGGTCCCATCCACTCCGAAACAGTCCCTTCAGATGCTGACTTTTTGCTCGGCATGGCCACTGTGCCAGAATGCAAGTCATTCCGACACAGGCTCACAGGCTCCATCTATATTCAAGAGCTTTGCAAGCAGCTCCAACAATCGGCTGAGAG cCAAGAAAAGGAAGATATACTCACTGTTTTGACACGCGTTAACAGAGAAGTCAGCAAAAGAGACTTTCTTGCGCACAAACAAATGCCACAGCCCAATTATACCCTCACCAAGAGACTTGTTCTAAAGTTTGTCGATAGCAACTAA